In Nocardia yunnanensis, one DNA window encodes the following:
- a CDS encoding enoyl-CoA hydratase: protein MAEIKVERRNAVALVTVHDPDKRNALTLDLSADLADAVADAEADESVHALVVTGTPPAFCAGADLTTLGEAREEGLRGIYEGFLAVARCKLPTIAAVGGQAVGAGLNLALAADIRFANPKARFDARFLKLGIHPGGGMTWMIQRAVGPQQAAAMTLFNEVLDARAAEKSGLVHRLIEGDHPTLISAAIEFATATADIPRDLLITTKRTMRATRTLPTHAEAVTTELTPQLTSLTTPEFTSRLTALQTRATTP, encoded by the coding sequence ATGGCGGAGATCAAGGTGGAGCGCCGGAATGCGGTGGCGCTCGTGACGGTGCACGACCCCGACAAGCGAAACGCGTTGACCCTGGACCTTTCCGCCGATCTGGCGGACGCGGTCGCCGACGCCGAAGCCGACGAATCGGTGCACGCCCTGGTGGTCACCGGCACGCCCCCGGCATTCTGCGCGGGCGCCGACCTGACCACCCTCGGCGAGGCGCGGGAAGAAGGTCTGCGCGGCATCTACGAGGGCTTCCTCGCGGTAGCCCGCTGCAAGCTCCCGACCATCGCCGCCGTCGGCGGCCAAGCCGTAGGCGCCGGCCTCAACCTCGCCCTGGCCGCCGACATCCGCTTCGCGAACCCCAAGGCTCGCTTCGACGCCCGCTTCCTCAAACTCGGCATCCACCCCGGCGGCGGCATGACCTGGATGATCCAACGCGCCGTCGGCCCCCAACAAGCAGCCGCCATGACCCTCTTCAACGAAGTCCTCGACGCCCGCGCCGCCGAAAAATCCGGCCTCGTCCACCGCCTCATCGAAGGCGACCACCCCACCCTGATTTCTGCGGCCATCGAATTCGCCACCGCCACAGCCGATATCCCCCGAGACCTCCTCATCACCACCAAACGCACCATGCGCGCCACCCGCACCCTCCCCACCCACGCCGAAGCCGTCACCACCGAACTAACCCCCCAACTAACCTCCCTCACCACCCCCGAATTCACCTCCCGCCTAACCGCCCTCCAAACCCGAGCAACCACCCCCTAA
- a CDS encoding MbtH family protein, with the protein MSNPFDDENAQFYVLVNEEAQHSLWPVFAAIPGGWNVAHGPALRQSCLDYVEAHWTDMRPASLVQAMAVEPE; encoded by the coding sequence ATGAGCAATCCGTTCGACGACGAAAACGCCCAGTTCTACGTGCTCGTCAACGAGGAGGCCCAGCATTCGCTGTGGCCGGTGTTCGCCGCCATCCCCGGCGGCTGGAACGTCGCCCACGGGCCGGCGCTGCGCCAGAGCTGCCTGGACTACGTCGAGGCCCACTGGACCGATATGCGACCGGCCTCGCTGGTCCAAGCCATGGCGGTAGAGCCCGAGTAG
- a CDS encoding GNAT family N-acetyltransferase, with protein sequence MAEMVVLQSFSGNQTRTIRDTIADVQARGYVDAIATGNPFESTEAFMERFEVYSTIAGFSMVLATLDGFPVGQAFGWPLDADTTWWAGLVLDPGQPSLEEFTAEDGTKTFALSELMVDKKHTGRGIAGVLYRGLLAGRAEQRVTWLVNPANHNAYAIYRHWGARRVGTLQPAWQGAPRFHVLIADPRP encoded by the coding sequence ATGGCGGAAATGGTTGTCCTCCAGTCATTTTCCGGAAACCAGACACGTACGATCCGCGACACGATCGCGGATGTGCAGGCGCGCGGCTATGTTGACGCCATCGCCACCGGAAACCCCTTCGAATCCACCGAAGCGTTCATGGAGCGATTCGAGGTCTACTCGACCATCGCAGGATTTTCGATGGTGCTCGCAACCCTCGACGGGTTCCCCGTCGGGCAAGCGTTCGGCTGGCCGTTGGATGCTGACACGACATGGTGGGCCGGGCTCGTACTCGACCCCGGACAGCCATCCCTGGAGGAGTTCACCGCCGAGGACGGAACAAAGACGTTCGCGCTCAGTGAGCTCATGGTCGACAAGAAACACACCGGCCGCGGCATCGCCGGTGTTCTGTACCGCGGGCTGCTCGCCGGCAGGGCCGAACAGCGCGTGACGTGGCTGGTGAACCCGGCCAACCACAACGCTTATGCCATCTACAGGCACTGGGGCGCGCGCCGCGTCGGCACCCTCCAGCCTGCCTGGCAGGGTGCGCCACGGTTCCACGTTCTGATCGCCGATCCACGCCCCTGA
- a CDS encoding SRPBCC family protein — MRTVDVERAIAAPQPDVFDWLTDVTNYQRVPLVRRVTLVRPGHTAGNGEGAVRLVVTPLLRITEEIVEYDPPRMMRYRLLNSVPPLRHQEGSIVFEPDAAGTRVRWSSTFEIAAPVFAPLWTRLFLPVVRGGFLMVLRTAERELRGG, encoded by the coding sequence ATGCGCACGGTTGATGTTGAGCGCGCGATCGCGGCTCCGCAGCCCGACGTCTTCGACTGGCTCACCGATGTCACCAATTACCAACGGGTTCCGCTGGTTCGGCGTGTCACCCTGGTGCGGCCGGGCCACACGGCGGGCAACGGCGAGGGTGCGGTGCGGCTGGTGGTGACTCCGCTGTTGCGGATCACCGAGGAGATCGTGGAATACGATCCGCCGCGGATGATGCGGTACCGGTTGCTGAATTCCGTTCCGCCCCTTCGACATCAGGAGGGCTCCATCGTTTTCGAACCGGATGCGGCGGGCACCCGGGTGCGCTGGTCGTCCACCTTCGAGATCGCGGCGCCGGTGTTCGCGCCGCTGTGGACCCGATTGTTCCTGCCAGTGGTGCGCGGCGGCTTCCTCATGGTGTTGCGAACCGCCGAGCGGGAACTGCGCGGCGGCTGA
- a CDS encoding methyltransferase domain-containing protein, with product MATIRHEVAINAAPQHVWDVVRDIGAVHERLLHGRVTDIRIEGNHRFLTFPDGHVITELIISIDDNSRRLAYSVTSGARPPLDYHHASFEVQGQTNPARLIWTTDILPDTAAPEVRLRTHHGIAEMKQAIEATTPSGWLDDTRTSYDTVATTYADLTRHLLDETPEERAALASFAEIVRAQGGGLVADVGCGAGRITAHLRQLDVDAFGIDLSPGMIEVARRDHPGVRFEVGSMTNLARTDGSIAGLVAWYSLIHIPDDEISSVFDQFARVLRPGGPLLLGFHVGDDSQLKTPGYGGHAMQLHVYRRQHSRMRAWLDDAGFVVEADRTVTSAESPLGGIILARHNITDRITSLAARMPGQAP from the coding sequence ATGGCCACCATCCGCCACGAAGTCGCGATCAACGCTGCGCCCCAACACGTCTGGGATGTCGTCCGCGACATCGGCGCCGTCCACGAACGATTGCTACACGGCCGCGTAACCGACATCAGAATCGAAGGCAACCACCGCTTCTTGACCTTCCCCGACGGCCACGTCATCACCGAACTCATCATCTCCATCGACGACAACTCCCGCCGCCTCGCCTACTCCGTCACCTCCGGCGCCCGCCCCCCACTCGACTACCACCACGCATCCTTCGAAGTCCAAGGCCAAACCAATCCCGCACGCCTGATCTGGACCACCGACATCCTCCCCGACACCGCCGCCCCCGAAGTCCGCCTCCGCACCCACCACGGCATCGCCGAAATGAAGCAGGCAATCGAAGCCACCACCCCCTCCGGCTGGCTGGATGACACACGGACGTCGTACGACACCGTCGCGACTACCTATGCAGACCTCACCCGTCATCTCTTGGACGAGACACCCGAAGAGCGCGCGGCCTTGGCGTCGTTCGCCGAGATAGTACGTGCTCAGGGCGGCGGGCTCGTTGCGGATGTGGGTTGCGGGGCAGGGCGGATCACCGCCCACCTACGGCAACTGGATGTGGACGCATTCGGGATCGACCTGTCGCCCGGAATGATCGAAGTGGCTCGCCGCGATCATCCCGGCGTCCGGTTCGAAGTCGGCTCCATGACGAACCTCGCTCGCACAGACGGCTCGATCGCTGGTCTGGTCGCGTGGTATTCGCTGATCCATATCCCCGATGACGAGATCAGTTCCGTGTTCGACCAGTTCGCGCGAGTGCTTCGTCCAGGAGGACCGCTGCTGCTCGGTTTCCATGTTGGAGACGATTCGCAATTGAAGACCCCGGGCTACGGTGGCCACGCGATGCAGCTTCATGTCTATCGTCGCCAACACAGCCGAATGCGCGCGTGGCTCGACGATGCGGGCTTCGTCGTCGAGGCCGACAGAACCGTAACGTCGGCCGAGAGCCCGCTCGGCGGAATCATCCTCGCGCGCCACAACATCACCGACCGAATCACTTCTTTGGCGGCTCGAATGCCCGGCCAAGCTCCCTAG
- a CDS encoding TetR/AcrR family transcriptional regulator encodes MTVEEQPQRVIRRRPKNRRAQIAATSAAAFGSLGYHGVSMEDIATRLGISSAALYRHYPSKYALFREELLRLARLTADAATPPDAAEGLTPRERLDRVLDRMIAETIANRATVTLVRWERRYLDDDDRRTLEDDFTAALAALRGLIGDLRPELDGHDRAVRAVSLLSVISSIGDHHAALPAKSLTALLHSACDAIIAADLPPEGAAPAPVREVEIPQSFKHELLLKKAVELFHDRGYPNVSVEDIAAAADLSAASAVYRYYRSKGDLLAAAFRRAADRVSGAIGPAVAASATPAEALRTLVNLYVAGSFAERELTFVYYAEFGHVTAEERTMLRNVQRLIVTEWVRLLVAVRPELSDGEARILVQAAFGLVVDLGREFGGHPSICPQPRVIRLMETTLFGWPARA; translated from the coding sequence ATGACCGTCGAGGAGCAGCCGCAGCGCGTGATCCGCCGCCGCCCGAAGAACCGGCGCGCCCAGATCGCCGCCACCTCGGCCGCCGCCTTCGGTTCGCTCGGCTATCACGGCGTGAGCATGGAGGACATCGCCACTCGCCTCGGAATCTCCTCGGCCGCACTGTATCGGCACTACCCGAGCAAATACGCCCTGTTCCGCGAGGAGCTGCTGCGCCTGGCCCGCCTCACCGCCGACGCCGCCACCCCGCCCGACGCCGCCGAGGGGCTGACGCCGCGCGAGCGGCTGGACCGGGTGCTGGACCGGATGATCGCCGAGACCATCGCCAACCGCGCCACCGTCACCCTGGTGCGCTGGGAGCGCCGCTACCTCGACGACGACGACCGTCGCACGCTCGAGGACGATTTCACCGCCGCCCTGGCCGCCCTGCGCGGCCTGATCGGCGACCTGCGGCCCGAACTCGACGGCCACGATCGGGCGGTGCGCGCGGTCAGCCTGCTCAGCGTGATCTCCAGCATCGGCGATCACCACGCCGCCCTGCCCGCGAAATCCCTGACCGCCCTGCTGCATTCGGCCTGCGACGCGATCATCGCCGCCGACCTGCCGCCCGAGGGCGCGGCGCCGGCGCCGGTGCGCGAGGTGGAGATCCCGCAGTCGTTCAAACACGAACTGCTGCTGAAGAAGGCGGTCGAGCTGTTCCACGACCGCGGCTACCCGAACGTCAGCGTGGAGGACATCGCCGCCGCCGCGGACCTGTCGGCGGCCTCGGCGGTCTACCGCTACTACCGCAGCAAGGGCGATCTGCTGGCCGCGGCCTTCCGCCGGGCCGCGGATCGGGTGTCGGGCGCGATCGGCCCGGCCGTCGCCGCCTCGGCGACCCCGGCCGAGGCGCTGCGCACACTGGTGAATCTGTATGTGGCGGGTTCCTTCGCCGAACGCGAACTGACCTTCGTCTACTACGCCGAATTCGGCCATGTGACGGCCGAGGAACGCACCATGCTGCGCAATGTGCAGCGCCTCATCGTGACCGAATGGGTGCGCTTATTGGTGGCGGTCCGCCCCGAACTGTCCGACGGCGAGGCCCGCATTCTGGTGCAGGCCGCGTTCGGACTGGTGGTGGACCTGGGCCGGGAGTTCGGCGGGCACCCGTCGATCTGCCCGCAGCCCAGGGTGATCCGCCTGATGGAAACTACCCTGTTTGGATGGCCTGCACGGGCGTGA